One window of Mediterraneibacter gnavus ATCC 29149 genomic DNA carries:
- a CDS encoding aspartate aminotransferase family protein yields MVNEKIKAAEENLIHVYNRFPIALERGEGVYLYDTNGKKYLDFAAGFAVSGLGYGNQKLNAALKFQIDQLYHTSNLYYHTNCGEAAQKLNRISGMDRVFFTNSGSEANEGALKAARRYAYNKKSGRYQFIAMENSFHGRSFGAVSVTGHTAYREPFEPMLPGVSFAEFNNLDSVKALVTDQTCAIILEPLQGEGGINLATQEFMEGIRKICDENDILMICDEVQCGMGRTGAMFAWQKFGVKPDILTMAKGIGNGIPVGAFAMTEKVAQASLKPGDHGATYGGNPLACMAVKTVIDIFEEEKIVEHVNEVSEYLTERLEELVQHVDGVLERKGTGLMQGIVLKQPVAQVNNRAIEEGLLVIQAQGNVLRLVPPLIIEKEHVDEMIPKLTKALTE; encoded by the coding sequence ATGGTGAATGAGAAGATCAAAGCAGCAGAAGAAAATCTAATACACGTATACAATCGGTTTCCAATTGCGCTGGAGAGGGGAGAAGGTGTTTATCTGTATGACACGAACGGGAAAAAATATCTGGATTTTGCAGCCGGATTTGCAGTGTCGGGACTGGGATACGGAAATCAGAAGCTGAATGCGGCACTAAAATTCCAGATCGATCAGCTGTATCATACGTCCAACCTGTATTATCATACCAATTGTGGAGAGGCAGCACAAAAACTGAACCGGATTTCGGGGATGGACCGGGTATTTTTTACGAACAGCGGGTCTGAGGCAAATGAGGGGGCTTTAAAAGCGGCAAGACGATATGCGTATAATAAAAAATCGGGCAGATATCAGTTTATCGCCATGGAAAATTCGTTCCACGGGCGCAGCTTCGGCGCCGTTTCCGTGACTGGACATACTGCGTATAGAGAACCTTTTGAACCGATGCTCCCGGGAGTTTCTTTTGCAGAATTCAATAATCTGGACAGTGTGAAAGCGCTGGTGACGGATCAGACCTGCGCAATTATTTTAGAACCATTACAGGGGGAAGGCGGGATCAATCTTGCTACACAGGAATTCATGGAAGGAATCCGTAAGATCTGTGATGAGAACGATATTCTGATGATCTGTGACGAAGTGCAGTGCGGAATGGGAAGAACCGGCGCGATGTTTGCATGGCAGAAATTCGGGGTAAAACCAGATATTCTGACTATGGCAAAGGGAATTGGAAACGGTATTCCGGTGGGAGCCTTTGCCATGACAGAAAAAGTGGCACAGGCATCGTTAAAGCCGGGAGATCACGGGGCAACTTATGGCGGTAACCCACTGGCATGTATGGCAGTCAAGACGGTGATCGACATTTTTGAGGAAGAAAAGATCGTGGAGCATGTCAATGAAGTGTCAGAATATCTGACAGAACGTCTGGAAGAACTGGTACAACATGTGGATGGCGTGCTGGAACGAAAAGGAACCGGACTGATGCAGGGTATTGTGTTAAAGCAACCGGTCGCGCAGGTAAATAACCGTGCCATTGAGGAAGGACTTCTTGTGATCCAGGCACAGGGCAATGTACTGCGTCTGGTACCTCCGCTTATCATTGAAAAAGAGCATGTGGATGAAATGATCCCAAAATTGACAAAAGCATTGACAGAGTGA
- a CDS encoding DMT family transporter — MTGFLIALLSGALMSVQGVFNTQVTKTTGLWVSNIWVQLSAFLACLAVWFLAGRADVTALAKVEPKYMLLGGVIGAGITWTVVKSMASLGPAKAALLIVISQLIVAYVIELLGMFGVEKSPFAFRKLAGLVVALIGIAIFQWE; from the coding sequence ATGACTGGTTTTTTAATTGCCCTTCTTTCCGGGGCGCTGATGAGTGTTCAGGGTGTATTTAATACACAGGTAACAAAGACAACCGGATTGTGGGTCAGCAATATCTGGGTGCAGTTAAGTGCTTTTCTGGCATGTCTGGCGGTATGGTTTCTGGCAGGAAGAGCGGATGTGACGGCACTTGCGAAGGTGGAACCGAAATATATGCTCTTAGGAGGCGTGATCGGAGCAGGGATTACCTGGACCGTAGTTAAGAGCATGGCATCCTTAGGACCGGCAAAAGCAGCACTTCTGATCGTAATTTCCCAGCTGATCGTGGCGTATGTGATCGAGCTTCTGGGGATGTTTGGTGTGGAAAAATCGCCGTTTGCATTCCGGAAGCTGGCAGGGCTTGTTGTGGCACTGATCGGGATTGCAATCTTCCAGTGGGAATAG
- a CDS encoding helix-hairpin-helix domain-containing protein, translating to MRDRWKKKAYYTVVMILTALCLISGCGQESGEELKEISLEETQKEKEESSAEEKKVEDKEPKKETKIFVYLCGAVGKPGVYEVGSDDRLYEVIAMAGGLTAEAAQDAVNQARVVVDGEQIYIPTKEEMQTQAAAQPGASPAEGTKPQDGKVNLNTATKEELMTLSGVGESRADSIIAYREENGRFQNTEELMQIRGIKEGLYNKIKDNITV from the coding sequence ATGAGGGACAGATGGAAAAAGAAAGCTTATTATACAGTTGTTATGATCTTGACTGCGTTGTGCCTGATCAGCGGGTGCGGGCAAGAGTCGGGGGAAGAACTTAAGGAGATTTCTCTGGAGGAGACACAGAAAGAAAAAGAAGAGTCCTCTGCAGAAGAAAAGAAGGTTGAAGACAAAGAACCGAAGAAAGAGACAAAGATTTTTGTCTATCTGTGCGGAGCAGTCGGAAAGCCCGGCGTGTATGAAGTGGGCAGTGACGACAGGCTTTATGAAGTCATTGCCATGGCGGGCGGACTGACAGCCGAGGCTGCACAGGATGCAGTGAATCAGGCAAGGGTTGTTGTGGACGGAGAGCAGATCTACATTCCCACCAAAGAGGAGATGCAGACACAGGCAGCAGCACAGCCGGGGGCAAGTCCGGCAGAAGGAACAAAGCCGCAGGACGGAAAAGTCAATCTTAATACGGCGACAAAAGAAGAATTGATGACGTTGTCCGGTGTAGGCGAGTCCCGGGCGGACAGTATTATTGCCTATCGGGAAGAAAACGGCAGGTTCCAGAATACAGAAGAGCTGATGCAGATCAGAGGAATCAAAGAAGGTCTGTATAATAAGATTAAAGATAATATTACAGTATAG
- a CDS encoding response regulator transcription factor, translating into MSKKKILVVDDEKLIVKGIRFSLEQDDMEVDCAYDGEEALQYAKNCEYDLVLLDVMLPKMDGFQVCQAIREFSDMPIVMLTAKSEDMDKILGLEYGADDYITKPFNILEVKARIKAIMRRTARKEESAQTAKILVKGNMRIDCESRRVFIGEREINLTAKEYDVLELLAMNPNKVYSRENLLDLVWGVDYPGDARTVDVHIRRLREKIELNPSEPKYVHTKWGVGYYFQG; encoded by the coding sequence ATGAGCAAGAAGAAGATCTTAGTAGTTGACGATGAAAAGTTGATCGTGAAAGGGATACGGTTCAGTCTGGAACAGGACGACATGGAGGTGGACTGTGCCTATGACGGTGAGGAAGCACTGCAGTATGCAAAGAACTGCGAGTATGACCTCGTGCTGCTGGATGTGATGCTCCCGAAGATGGATGGGTTTCAGGTTTGTCAGGCCATCCGTGAGTTTTCCGACATGCCGATCGTCATGCTGACTGCCAAAAGTGAGGATATGGACAAGATACTCGGGCTGGAGTACGGAGCGGATGATTATATTACGAAGCCGTTCAATATTCTGGAAGTCAAGGCCCGGATCAAAGCGATCATGAGAAGGACTGCGAGAAAAGAGGAGAGTGCGCAGACTGCCAAGATTCTGGTCAAAGGCAATATGCGGATCGACTGTGAGAGCAGAAGAGTGTTTATCGGAGAGCGTGAGATCAATCTGACAGCAAAAGAATATGATGTGCTGGAGCTTCTTGCCATGAATCCGAACAAAGTCTACAGCCGTGAGAATCTGCTGGATCTTGTATGGGGTGTGGATTATCCGGGGGATGCCAGAACAGTGGATGTACATATCAGAAGGCTTCGGGAGAAGATCGAGCTGAATCCGAGCGAGCCGAAGTATGTACACACAAAATGGGGGGTAGGTTATTATTTCCAGGGATAA
- a CDS encoding sensor histidine kinase, translated as MRFWLIVLFVVFGLIPCLASYVWTVKTSEQRAISVRTAEIQNQCTILSNQLNSYQYLTNPSSEVIDANLTQLTNIYNGRVMIINQNLDVIKDTYGLDEGKTMVSENVIRCLRQGKSTSYYDKKNRYVEVTAPVISEEKAVTGVMLASVSMDTVLDGIRMLRAQGGAVLIVVFLVVLSLGILVAGWFVRPLGRITASIENVTEGYESEWLHVGTFSETGQLSDAFNKMLGRLKQLNDSREEFVSNVSHELKTPLTSMKVLADSLLAQENVPIELYQEFMGDIAKEIDRENDIISDLLTLVKMDKTVQGLNIRQININELLEAILKRLKPIADKKKIEVVLESFRPVSAEIDEMKLTLAISNLVENAIKYNRDEGWVRVSLNADHKYFYVKVMDSGIGIPEEDQAHIFERFYRVDKSHSREIGGTGLGLAIARNAVIMHRGSIKVYSSKGEGTTFTVRIPLTYAA; from the coding sequence ATGCGGTTCTGGCTGATCGTGCTGTTTGTGGTGTTTGGGCTGATCCCATGTCTGGCTTCTTATGTCTGGACAGTGAAAACATCTGAGCAGCGTGCCATTTCGGTCAGAACAGCAGAAATTCAGAATCAATGTACTATTCTAAGCAATCAGCTGAACAGTTATCAGTATCTGACCAACCCGTCTTCAGAAGTGATCGATGCAAATTTAACCCAACTGACCAATATTTATAACGGACGCGTGATGATCATCAACCAGAACCTGGATGTGATCAAGGATACGTATGGTCTGGATGAAGGAAAGACGATGGTATCTGAAAATGTGATCCGTTGTCTCAGGCAGGGCAAGAGCACGAGCTACTATGACAAAAAGAACCGGTACGTCGAGGTAACCGCACCGGTCATTTCGGAAGAAAAGGCAGTGACAGGAGTGATGCTGGCCAGTGTTTCTATGGATACGGTCCTGGATGGGATCCGTATGCTGCGCGCACAGGGCGGCGCAGTTCTGATCGTAGTCTTTCTGGTCGTATTGTCCCTTGGGATACTTGTGGCAGGATGGTTTGTACGTCCGCTTGGAAGGATCACTGCGTCTATTGAGAATGTGACAGAAGGGTATGAAAGTGAATGGCTGCATGTAGGGACATTTTCGGAGACAGGGCAGCTGTCTGATGCGTTTAACAAGATGCTGGGAAGATTAAAACAGCTCAATGATTCCAGAGAGGAGTTTGTATCCAATGTCTCTCATGAGTTAAAGACACCGCTGACATCCATGAAAGTGCTGGCAGATTCCCTGCTTGCCCAGGAAAATGTGCCGATTGAGCTGTATCAGGAATTTATGGGAGATATCGCAAAGGAGATTGATCGGGAAAATGACATTATCAGTGATCTTCTGACGCTGGTCAAGATGGACAAGACAGTACAGGGACTGAATATCAGACAGATCAATATCAATGAGCTTCTGGAGGCAATCTTAAAACGATTGAAGCCGATTGCCGATAAGAAAAAAATCGAGGTGGTACTGGAAAGCTTCCGACCCGTTTCTGCGGAGATCGATGAGATGAAGCTGACACTCGCCATTTCCAATCTGGTAGAGAATGCGATCAAATATAACCGGGACGAAGGATGGGTAAGAGTTTCCCTGAATGCGGATCACAAGTACTTTTATGTGAAGGTGATGGACTCCGGCATTGGAATTCCGGAAGAGGATCAGGCACATATTTTTGAGCGGTTTTACCGGGTGGACAAGTCTCATTCGAGAGAAATCGGAGGAACAGGTCTGGGACTTGCCATTGCCCGTAATGCAGTGATCATGCACAGAGGATCGATCAAAGTTTACAGCAGTAAGGGAGAGGGAACCACGTTTACCGTCCGGATTCCTCTGACCTATGCAGCATAA
- a CDS encoding GerMN domain-containing protein, which translates to MKKVRKILLIFLGICLACTTVSCAKRTKVKKGDSYIYCLNSDRTGLQKVSYESKEKDPLKAAKAMIKELKKPSEEIEYTPPIPKDVKVKRYELEGGILYLDFNAKYKQMDTVEETLVRAALVKSLVRIEGINSVWIKVEGADLTDSSGQVLGYLNEDDFVQSEGASPSSYQTGTLTLYFSNEAGDALVEQTMEVRYNSNISREKLIVEKLMKGPETSAAKATINPDTNLLSVTTKDGICYVNFDKTFLKGAYDVKPQVTIYSLVNSLTQGTGVRKVQISINGENDVKYMQTVDLSQPLEADLGWNEEKK; encoded by the coding sequence ATGAAAAAAGTCAGAAAAATTCTCCTCATTTTTCTGGGAATCTGTCTTGCGTGCACGACAGTTTCCTGTGCCAAACGTACGAAGGTAAAAAAAGGAGATTCTTATATTTATTGTTTAAACAGTGACAGGACCGGGCTTCAGAAAGTGTCCTATGAGAGCAAAGAAAAGGATCCGCTCAAGGCGGCAAAAGCAATGATAAAAGAGTTGAAAAAGCCGTCTGAGGAGATTGAGTATACGCCGCCGATTCCGAAGGATGTGAAAGTGAAGCGTTATGAACTGGAGGGAGGAATCCTGTATCTGGATTTTAATGCAAAATATAAACAAATGGATACCGTGGAAGAGACTCTGGTGAGAGCGGCTCTGGTAAAATCTTTAGTCAGGATCGAGGGAATCAACAGTGTCTGGATCAAAGTGGAAGGCGCGGATCTGACTGACAGCTCGGGACAGGTACTCGGATATCTCAATGAAGATGATTTTGTGCAAAGCGAGGGCGCTTCGCCGAGTTCGTATCAGACAGGGACGCTCACTTTATATTTTTCCAATGAAGCAGGAGATGCTTTGGTGGAGCAGACAATGGAAGTCCGCTATAACAGCAATATTTCCAGGGAGAAGCTGATCGTGGAAAAGCTGATGAAAGGCCCGGAGACGTCGGCCGCAAAAGCAACGATCAATCCGGATACCAACCTGCTGAGTGTGACAACAAAGGATGGAATCTGTTATGTGAATTTTGATAAGACCTTTTTAAAAGGTGCCTATGATGTCAAACCGCAGGTGACGATTTATTCTTTGGTCAATTCACTGACACAGGGAACCGGAGTCAGGAAAGTGCAGATATCCATTAACGGCGAAAACGATGTCAAATATATGCAGACTGTAGATTTGAGTCAGCCATTGGAGGCTGACCTGGGATGGAATGAGGAGAAGAAGTAG
- a CDS encoding ComEC/Rec2 family competence protein, whose product MRKRPLCTAAVAVLILLAAVNIWFESAISNPCTLRRIIPDASQVTVTGQVKRWEEKPDYRIFYLRDCQVLQKENNTNSDRQSVNKQFKEQVKAKVLQEPELLIYIEQDQKETQTIKLGNQIQIQGELSYFKEARNPGNFDQKFYYEKQGLHASIWVKNCRITDQETWKFREWLAKLRRNWKRLLVSQMGARHGNSMSAILLGEKSELDAQMKALYQKSGIGHILAISGVKTLKLGIPLVPETRINWAFVPLHIAIIYILKLCLDEEIIPRCRFPCSRGYLTNYINWQKKQ is encoded by the coding sequence TTGAGAAAACGACCGCTTTGTACGGCGGCAGTGGCAGTTCTGATTCTGCTGGCAGCAGTGAACATCTGGTTTGAATCCGCGATTTCAAATCCGTGTACACTGCGCCGGATCATCCCGGATGCTTCACAGGTGACTGTGACAGGGCAGGTGAAGCGGTGGGAGGAAAAGCCTGATTACAGGATATTTTATCTGAGAGACTGCCAGGTGCTGCAAAAAGAGAATAATACCAATTCTGACAGGCAATCTGTCAACAAGCAATTCAAAGAACAAGTCAAAGCAAAGGTGCTGCAAGAGCCGGAGCTTCTAATTTATATCGAACAGGATCAAAAAGAAACTCAAACAATCAAACTTGGAAATCAAATACAGATTCAGGGGGAACTTTCGTATTTTAAAGAGGCGAGAAATCCCGGGAATTTTGATCAGAAATTTTATTATGAAAAACAGGGACTTCACGCAAGTATATGGGTGAAAAACTGCCGGATCACAGATCAGGAAACGTGGAAATTCCGGGAATGGCTGGCAAAATTAAGAAGAAACTGGAAGAGACTTTTAGTCAGTCAGATGGGAGCACGTCACGGAAACAGCATGAGCGCGATCTTACTGGGAGAGAAAAGTGAACTGGATGCCCAGATGAAAGCATTGTATCAGAAAAGTGGGATCGGCCATATTCTGGCGATATCAGGTGTTAAGACTCTAAAGTTGGGTATCCCCCTAGTGCCTGAAACCCGCATAAACTGGGCATTTGTGCCACTACATATCGCTATAATTTACATTCTAAAACTGTGCTTAGACGAGGAAATTATTCCCCGTTGTCGTTTCCCTTGTTCAAGGGGGTATCTCACAAATTATATAAATTGGCAAAAGAAGCAATAA
- a CDS encoding SymE family type I addiction module toxin — MAYKKYREMKVYEASGYQYKRTPSIILKGKWLSELGFDIGEQIEVKCEDGRLIITKANEIWSAEA, encoded by the coding sequence ATGGCATATAAAAAATATAGGGAAATGAAGGTTTATGAAGCGAGCGGATACCAGTACAAGCGAACACCAAGTATTATCCTGAAAGGAAAATGGCTCTCAGAGTTGGGATTTGACATCGGAGAGCAAATTGAGGTGAAGTGCGAAGACGGTCGATTGATTATAACAAAAGCAAATGAAATATGGAGTGCTGAAGCCTGA
- a CDS encoding GIY-YIG nuclease family protein, whose product MARGKVISVYLIDGVANGKIKATISNWNGIAYKIPRRLLDECKELEAFKQSGVYFLFGNNMVYVGQAEVRKNGKGIHQRILDHENDKYKDCWDEVVIFTRKDNSLGRTDISYLENRFYNKALDAGRFHVQNGNEPTIGTVTEEKESELEEYIDQAELVLGALGYKVFEPVVASVSEPEVEQEHLVSDRSVPDLPEGVIGVGDFILQSMRNLEASGYVFSDEQMQILLNPTECNKKELFNLQNSNVAFFKLYDPDEEKPHYLSGMQRYYTPKKVVLTFGKYKVLLTKEWYDKYNHRELFKKWYMSLKNQ is encoded by the coding sequence GTGGCAAGAGGAAAAGTGATTAGCGTTTATCTTATAGATGGTGTGGCTAATGGAAAAATTAAAGCAACAATATCCAATTGGAATGGCATTGCTTACAAAATTCCAAGAAGGCTCTTGGATGAATGCAAGGAGTTGGAGGCATTTAAACAGAGCGGAGTTTACTTCCTTTTTGGTAATAATATGGTATATGTAGGTCAGGCAGAAGTTAGAAAAAATGGGAAAGGGATACACCAGAGAATACTTGATCACGAAAATGATAAATATAAAGATTGCTGGGATGAAGTTGTAATTTTTACAAGAAAAGATAACTCACTCGGTCGTACAGACATTTCTTATTTGGAAAACCGCTTTTATAATAAGGCATTGGATGCAGGACGATTCCATGTACAAAACGGAAATGAACCAACCATAGGAACAGTAACGGAAGAAAAAGAAAGTGAATTAGAAGAGTACATAGATCAGGCTGAACTGGTTTTAGGAGCATTGGGGTATAAGGTTTTTGAACCCGTGGTGGCATCTGTATCTGAGCCGGAAGTTGAACAGGAGCATTTGGTTTCCGATAGGTCAGTTCCAGATTTGCCAGAAGGTGTTATTGGGGTAGGTGATTTTATATTGCAATCGATGAGAAATTTGGAAGCCTCAGGATATGTTTTTTCTGATGAGCAAATGCAGATTTTATTGAATCCGACAGAATGTAATAAAAAAGAACTTTTTAATTTACAGAATTCGAATGTGGCTTTCTTCAAATTATATGATCCAGATGAAGAAAAGCCACATTATCTTAGCGGTATGCAGAGATATTACACCCCAAAAAAAGTTGTACTTACATTCGGAAAATATAAGGTTTTGTTGACAAAAGAATGGTATGATAAATATAATCACCGTGAGTTATTTAAAAAATGGTATATGTCTTTAAAAAATCAATAG
- a CDS encoding Cfr10I/Bse634I family restriction endonuclease, whose translation MAHIPKINFTGSALSTTIQTIINTRDQKNNNVTSGIPTTETLADVYGTGLPSSTMEISDFVHSLHQQALQNFNDANVYLASIGSSDISLPSGSAFNNCNGKWTEYAYAAFAWNSLAKINTTNKTTAQNGTHSVYVYIKLPNRNSENNDWTQLLLPNITQALSNYPQTQSAKIVSPANSNYGRRFELISSNPDAVILKYDSSTIRTLWQNTGITNFDPYSDIPNLSTDITCHLDSLFNYFRNTVLPSSNLQCFLSIKNSIRPDRRYQWVHEGDHVKTILQWIQVYSAMGMAPLDTALTYNDLNGKFFAISLSNVSNADTEALNTGLVGSIVSPMLGPVWAVDKLISCTNFSQIDSQMQLMLNF comes from the coding sequence ATGGCACATATTCCTAAAATAAATTTTACTGGATCAGCTCTGTCAACGACAATTCAAACTATAATCAATACTAGAGATCAAAAAAATAATAATGTCACGTCTGGCATTCCAACAACAGAGACTTTAGCTGATGTATATGGAACAGGACTCCCATCTTCTACGATGGAAATAAGTGACTTTGTACATTCATTGCATCAACAGGCTCTGCAAAATTTTAACGATGCCAATGTTTACTTAGCATCCATCGGTTCCAGCGATATCTCATTGCCTTCAGGATCGGCGTTTAATAACTGTAATGGTAAATGGACTGAATATGCCTATGCTGCATTCGCATGGAACAGTTTAGCCAAAATAAATACGACCAATAAAACAACCGCTCAAAATGGTACTCATAGTGTTTATGTTTATATAAAATTACCAAACCGTAATTCTGAAAATAATGACTGGACTCAGCTTCTTCTTCCAAACATAACACAAGCACTTTCAAATTACCCCCAAACACAAAGTGCTAAAATTGTATCGCCAGCCAATTCAAATTATGGTAGACGTTTTGAGCTTATCTCTAGCAATCCAGATGCTGTAATCTTAAAATATGATAGTTCAACTATCCGAACACTATGGCAAAACACTGGCATTACAAACTTTGATCCATACTCCGACATTCCTAATTTGAGTACAGATATAACTTGCCATCTGGATTCATTATTTAATTATTTTAGAAACACGGTCCTTCCATCCAGCAACCTTCAGTGTTTTTTATCTATAAAAAATTCAATTCGTCCTGACCGAAGGTATCAATGGGTACATGAAGGAGATCACGTTAAAACTATTTTGCAGTGGATTCAAGTTTATTCAGCTATGGGAATGGCCCCTCTTGATACCGCATTGACTTACAATGATCTCAATGGAAAGTTTTTTGCAATATCATTATCCAATGTTTCAAATGCTGATACAGAAGCGTTAAACACTGGTTTAGTAGGTTCTATTGTATCACCAATGCTCGGACCTGTATGGGCTGTTGATAAATTAATTTCTTGTACAAATTTCTCTCAAATCGACTCTCAAATGCAGTTAATGCTTAATTTTTAA
- a CDS encoding helix-turn-helix domain-containing protein translates to MEYMTIQEAARKWRISSRRIQVLCSENRINGAVKFGRQWAIPVETEKPLDARIKTGKYIKGDNKNGTEA, encoded by the coding sequence ATGGAATATATGACTATTCAAGAAGCTGCAAGGAAATGGAGAATTTCAAGCAGACGAATTCAAGTATTATGCTCAGAGAATAGGATAAACGGTGCTGTTAAGTTTGGACGGCAGTGGGCAATTCCAGTGGAAACGGAAAAACCATTGGATGCTAGAATAAAAACAGGAAAATATATCAAGGGAGACAATAAAAATGGCACAGAAGCGTAA
- a CDS encoding DNA cytosine methyltransferase: MAQKRKLKIFSFFSGSGFLDLGFETNGFDIEFVNEFHPAFMKAYKYSREKMGLKSPTYGYFNGDVNEFLENKKDDMHSWMRDAQKDGSLIGFIGGPPCPDFSIAGKNKGKDGDNGKLSLSYTNLIIEMKPDFFLFENVKGLWRTARHRAFYEELKEKMQHAGYVLTDRLTNALEYGAPQDRDRILLFGIQKQILADNQISKFSWEKYQKYSLEEIKTMPWPSTDIFKENSNTECPSGIPKELTVEYWFEKNHVIKHPNGKDYFTPRGGLARMQTIEEGDVSKKSYKRLHRWRYSPTVAYGNNEVHLHPYKARRLSAAEAMSLQTLPEAFELPSDMTLTDKFKTIGNGVPYLLSSGIAKTVYDFLEGLVE, translated from the coding sequence ATGGCACAGAAGCGTAAATTGAAAATCTTTTCTTTTTTTTCAGGAAGTGGATTCCTTGATTTAGGGTTTGAAACTAATGGTTTTGATATAGAATTTGTTAATGAATTTCATCCAGCCTTTATGAAGGCATATAAATATTCGAGGGAAAAAATGGGCTTAAAGAGTCCGACGTATGGATATTTTAATGGAGATGTAAACGAGTTTTTGGAAAATAAAAAAGATGATATGCATTCGTGGATGAGAGATGCACAAAAAGATGGAAGTTTAATTGGCTTCATAGGAGGGCCACCTTGTCCAGATTTTTCTATTGCAGGAAAAAATAAAGGTAAAGATGGAGATAACGGAAAATTATCACTGTCATATACAAATTTGATTATAGAAATGAAACCAGATTTTTTCCTTTTTGAGAATGTAAAGGGACTTTGGAGAACTGCTCGTCATAGAGCCTTTTATGAGGAATTAAAGGAAAAAATGCAACACGCAGGTTATGTGTTAACGGATAGACTTACGAATGCATTAGAATATGGAGCACCACAGGACAGAGATAGAATATTACTTTTTGGTATTCAAAAGCAAATATTGGCAGATAATCAAATATCAAAATTTTCGTGGGAAAAATATCAAAAGTATTCATTGGAAGAAATTAAAACAATGCCGTGGCCAAGTACTGATATATTTAAGGAAAATAGTAATACTGAGTGCCCAAGTGGAATTCCAAAAGAACTTACAGTGGAATATTGGTTTGAAAAAAATCATGTAATTAAGCATCCAAATGGAAAGGATTATTTTACACCACGAGGGGGATTGGCTAGAATGCAGACGATAGAAGAAGGAGACGTTAGTAAAAAATCATATAAGCGTTTACATCGGTGGAGGTATTCTCCGACAGTGGCTTATGGTAATAATGAAGTTCATTTGCATCCATATAAAGCTAGACGATTATCAGCAGCAGAAGCGATGTCTTTGCAGACTTTGCCAGAAGCATTTGAATTACCGTCAGACATGACTCTTACAGATAAATTTAAAACGATAGGAAATGGTGTTCCTTATCTTCTTTCAAGCGGTATAGCAAAAACTGTCTATGATTTTTTGGAGGGACTTGTTGAATGA